The genomic stretch CCTTCGCGCGCGCGCGTTTCCTTGTCGGCTTCGGCGCTAATGACCTGCGCCTGGCGATCCAATTCGGCGATGATCTTTTTCTCGAGCGCGGCGCGCGCCGACGCGGAAATCTCAATCGCGCCAATCGTTGCGACGACAATTTCGACCCCGAGCACATTGATCGTGCGCGCGTTGATCGTATCTTTCAAATCGTTCGTGAGTTTTTGTCGGGCATCGCCGGCAATCGCAATCATATCCTCAAAGTTGTACTGCGCGACCACATCGCGAATGATGGACGCGCTGATCGAATTCACTGCACTCGTCCAATCGCCGCCTTTGGGCGACCAGATTTTCTCGCGAATCAGTTTCTCGTCGAACTGATACTGCCCGCTCGATCCGGTCGGATGCCCTCGGTCTACGCGATGAAACACGGAGACCTCGACGCTGCCCAGCTCCATTTTGTCCAACGTCATGACATTTTTGACGACGACTTTTTCCGGTCGTACCGGCAAGTACACCACCATGCTCGCGCGTTCGAACGGTTCGAGCCAGGTGACGCCGTTTCCAACTACGCGCGTAACGCGTCCGCTCTTTTGCAAAACGACTGCGTGTCCTTCCTCCACGATCAGCACGCCCGGTCCACCGAGACGCGCTAGATCGCCAACCGCCGGGCGCAGGGTCTTGAGGTCATTGTTCGCGACGTACTGCTCGATCTTGTGAATGCCCAGTTGCACATCCATGATCCAGCGCTGCGCTTGTTGGACTGTGATATCCTGGTGTTCGGCTTGCATCACGCGCGCCGCTAACGCGCTGTAACCGGAAACCAGGAGCCACACCACACCCGCGGATAAAATGAAACCCAGGATCGTCGCCCAGAACAAGCGCAACAATGTCGGGCGCAACCAGAAACGATGAAGCGCATACGTGCTGAAAGCATCTTGCATGTCGCGTAGGTTGATCGCGCCCCACGCTTGAATGCTGGGAAATTCGTTACCATCACCTGCCGCGATGACAGTATTGTTTTGCGTGATGCCCAATGTGTGAATGGATTTGGCTTGCGCGTCCACCGCATCCATCAGCGCGCCATCTTCGACATTCCACACGCGAATCTGGTTGTCATCACTTCCCGTGATGATGAACTTGCTGTCGCGGCTAAACGTCATCACATTGACGATGCCGGACGCCGCCAACGTGATTGGCTTGGTCGCGGTGATGCCATTCGCATCGGACGACCACAGAAACGTACTTCCGTCCGTACTCGCGGACGCGAGCACTTTGCCGTTCGGCGCGAAAAGTAATTGCGTGACGGTTCCCTTTTGTCTGGGGAGACGCAAGAATTCAGTCGTGTCTTTCCACAATTGAATCTCGCGATCTACGCTACCAATGGCAAGCACCACACCATCGGGACTGTACGCTAAACTTGTGACCGCGTCCGAGAAAGGTTTGATCTCGCGATACGCGCTCTCGGTCATTTGATAATAACGTACCGCACCTTGCGCGTTACCCACCACGACGCGATTGCTATCGAGCGGATGCGCGGCAAGACTCGTCAGCGGGTACGGCTCCCAGGTCAATTCGCGCAGCAAAAGTTGATCGGCGATATTCCATCGGCGCAGAGTTCCACCGCGCGTCGCCGCGAAGATGAACACCGGGTCGGCGCTGAACGCGACGCGTATCACCGGGTCCAACGCGCCGTCGAAATGTTGCGTGATGCGTTTTTCCGCCCATTGCCACACGCGTATTTTTTTCTCCGCGCTTGCCGATGCAACGGATTTTCCATTCGGACTGAATGACACCGCCAAGACGCGCTCATCGTGTTCAGCCAAAACTTGAACCACTTTACTTTCGATGACTTTCCACACGCGAACGGTTTTGTCGTCACTCCCGGAGACAAAGTAATCACCCGTCGGATCGAAAGCCAGACTCGTGATCGTGCCTTCATGCCCCGCGTACGTATACATCGCCGGCTTGAGCGGCGTGGGCGAGGGACCTGGTGTTGCGGTGGCGCGCGGGTTGCGCGTGGGTGTCGGCGGCGGTGGATTCTGGGTTTCCCACAGACGCACTTTTTTGTCCGAATCACCGGTGATAAAATAACCGCCGTCTCGGCTGAACGCCGCGCTCGTGATGGGTTCGCGACGGTCTTGATACATCTCGTTGATCAACGATTTGTCGCTGACGCGGTGTCGGCGCAAATTCCGCATTTGATTTAACGAAAGCAATTCAGCCCCGTCCGGCACAAAGACCATCGCGAGAATTTTCTCCGCGTGGTCAATCTTGCCCAGATAATTGCCATCGCTGACTTGCCATAGATGGATGACGCCGTCTTCGCTCGCCGTCGCAAGCGTTTTTCCATCGCGACTGAACGCGAGCGCCGAAATGGGCGCGGTGTGCTTTTCGAGTTTGCGCCACACCAATCCATCACCCACACGCCAGAGAATCACGGTCTTGTCATCGCTGCCGCTCGCGAGCAACAAACTATCCGGGCTGAACGCCAGCACGCGCACAGGCGCTTTATGCTCAAGCAACTGATGAACCAACAAGGGGTGACGAAAATTCAAAAGGCGAATCGTACGATCCGCGCTCCCAAACGCCAACAACGCGCCGTCGGGCGAATGCGCGATGCTGAGAAATTCATCGGGGTACTTGGTGTACGGCGTGTAATCGCTTTTCGGCAATTCGACGGGACCAGCAAAATCTTTTTGGCTCGCCGTCCAAAATCGAATTCTGCCTTCCGCACCGCCGGCAACCAATTGATTGCCGTTCGCGTTCAGCGCCATCGCGTTGACCTGTCCCGGCAAACCCAGCAACGGCGGGTAGAGATCGAGCCGGGTCGGCAAATTGTCGTACGTCGGATTCTTGTAGAGCGTGTAGAGTGATGTACTAAAAATGTTGAACAGTGATACAGCTAGGATTAGCGCGACGAATAGCACCAGACAGACAAAACTGTAAAAGCGATATGGCGGTTCCACTTTTCGCGTGCGCCACTCGCAAAACCAGGGACGTACCACCTTCACGAAAAACAATCCTGTCGCTCCCAACCCCCACAGCCAAAAGAATATGGTCGCCGGCTCGGACAGGCGAAAGAAAAACGATAGCACTAAAATGCCGGCGAGGCAAAGGAAAACCTGGGTGAGCCGTTTGAAGAATTGCGTCATTGGATCATTCCAATCGTCCCCAAATTAGATAACAAAAAGCACCTGTTCTGCACGCGTCGAACGCGCCCAGCAACAGATGCTAGCATCCGAAAAAACGAACATCCACGAACTCGTCACGCGCGCCGTTGCTAAACAAGCATCGCCTCCGCACGTCAAAGTGAACTGATGGACTGCGTAGTACAGCTCGTGGGACCAAGTCAAACGTTATCTTCGTTTTTCAGTATAACACACCGATTCTGAAATCGCAAAATTAAATGGTGTTCTCTGCGCCTACACCATCTTCTCGCGAATTTTCGCGCTCGCGAAATCCATGAGCGCGACGACGATGACAATCAGCGCGACGACGGTGCCGGCTTTGTGATACTGCAACTGCCCAAAGTACGTCGAAAGGAGCAAGCCGATGCCGCCGCCGCCGGCAAAGCCGATGATCGTCGCCATACGCACGTTGATATCCCACTGATAAATCGCGTACGAGATGAACGGCGGCACGATCTGCGGAATGATCGCGTACACAATCGCCTGCAGACGCGTTGCGCCGGTCGAGAGAATCGCTTCGAGCGGACCCGTGTCAATGTTTTCAATCGCGTCCGCGAACAACTTACCGATGAGACCGTATGTCGTCACGGCAAGCGCAAGCATTCCAGCAAATGGTCCGATGCCGACCCAGAACACGAACAACGCGACGTACATCAACGCTTCGATGGAACGCAAGATGTCGAAGACCAAGCGCGTGAGATAATAAATCCACACCGACAGACGACTGCGCCCGGTCAAATTACGCGCGGCGAGAAAACTGAACGGAATCGCGATGATCGCACCCAGGGTCGTCGCGAGCAATGCCTGGAAAATCGTGACGATCAATTGCTTGAGGACGACCTCGAAAATATCCGGGCGCACATCAATCGTCACAAAGTCGGTCAACAAGCGGACGAACGTCGGCGCGGGTTCGAACAAGGTCCGCAGATCAATTTTCGTCACGTTCCACGTATACCAGAGCGCGACCAGACCCAGAATCGTGTACGCGATTGCGCGCGGCGATTTATACAAGGGTGTGGGCGCGGCTTGCGTAACCTGGGTATCGCCGATCAAGATTCGATTGCGCCAATACGCGCTCGCGTAATCCACAACGATGATCACAATCGCGATTGCCCACAACGCCGCGGCATACTGCTCGTACGCGCTTTTCCGAATCGCCTCCAACACGAAAAAGCCGATGCCGCCGCCGGCGACGAAACCAATAATCGTCGCGGCGCGCATGTTAATGTCCCATCGCAACAGCGTGTAGGCGAGAAACGGCGGTACGATTTGCGGAACCACCGCAAAGCGAATCACCTGAAAAAGATTCGCGCCGGTCGCCGTGACTGCTTCGATCGGTCCCGCGTCAATGTGCTCGATCTCTTCCGAGTACAACTTGCCCAGCGCGGCAATCGAGTGAATGGTCAACGCGATAACGCCGGCAAAGTTGCCCAAGCCGACCCAGACGATCACGAGCAAGCCCCAAATCACCGTGTCCACCGCGCGCACGACGTTGAGAATCGTTCGCATCCCATAATAGATCGCGGTCCCACCGGGCACGCGCGCCATGATATTGTGCGCCGCGAAAAAACTCAAGGGGATCGCCAAGAAAATGGAGAGCACGGTCGCGATCAAACCAATCGCAATCGTTTCGACCAGTTTGCCCGGCTTGAAGGTCCCTTCAACAACCTTGCCAAAAATATCGCCGAAATTTTCGCTGAGTTGCAGATTGACGGCAACTTCGCTGCCGGTGAAATGATTCCACAGGCATTCCCAGGAACAGCGCGCGGCTTCGCCATCCACCTCGCGCGAAACCAGGTCGGGATTCACCAGCGCGGTTCCGACCTTGCGCGCATCGTCAAATCGCGTAACCAGGCGCTCGAGCCGAATATCGGTCACATTCCACGCGAGAAAATATAACACGACCGCCGCGAGCAACAAGCCGATCCACGCGAAACTCGCTTGTCCGCGCGCCACGCGATACGCATCGTAAATGTTCCACAATGCGAACGCTACGAGGACAAGCCACAACCAACTCGTGGTCACACCGCCAAATTCGATTTGACCGATCTTGAAAAAATCGAGCGCCCAATAGATCAAATACGCGAGCGTGATCGCGGTTCCAAAAATGGCAATCCCGCGCCAGCGATTCTTGAGGTAAAACTGTCCCGCGCCGGGAAGGACGAGCGAGAGAAACCCCGCGGTGAGCGCGCGGGAGGATTGCGCAGAGTTCGGAAGTGTCATAGGATTTCCAATTGCCGATTGCCGATTGCCGGTTTTCGATTTGATTTGCCCAATCGAAAATCGAAAATCAAACGATGGTGACGCGTTCGGCTTCTTGCCCGTAAATCGCCTTGAATTGCGCGTCGTCAATCTCTTTGGGTAAGCCCTGAAAAACGAGTTGACCATCTTTGAGCGCGATGGCGCGCGTCGCGTACCGGTGCACGAGATCAAGAAAGTGGAGCGAGCACAACACGGTAATGCCGCGTTCCTTGTTCAGTAGTTCGAGGTACTTGAGAATCGAATGCGCCAGCACCGGATCGAGCGACGCGACCGGTTCGTCGGCGAGAATTAACTTTGGCTCTTGCATCAACGCGCGCGCGATCCCGACCCGCTGTTGCTGTCCACCGGAAAGCGAATCGGCGCGGACGTACGCTTTCTCACCCAGCCCGACCGTATCGAGGCTCGCCAGCGCGCGTTCGGTATCCGCAGACGAGAAATAATTGAACAGACTCTGCCACGGGCTGACATAACCCAAGCGCCCCGACAATACATTCGTCATCACCGACGAACGCTTGACCAGATTGAATTGCTGAAAAATCATTCCGATTTGCCGGCGCGTTTTTCGCATATCGGACGACGAGAGCGCGGTAACGTCCGTGCCATTCCAAATAATTTTACCGGAGGTTGGATCAATCAGACGATTGATGCAACGCAACAGCGTGGACTTGCCCGAACCGCTCAGTCCAATCACCGCGAGAAATTCGCCCTCTTTCACTTCAAAACTCACATCGGTGAGCGCGCGCGTTCCGTTGGGGTACACTTTGGAAAGATGTTCGACTTGCAGCATAATGACTCCGCGAGAGACAACGAAAACCTGACAGGTCGGGAGACCTGCCAGGTTTTCAGATACTTTACTTGACGAGCGATGCGGGATCTACACCGGCTTTTTTGAGCACGCCAGCGAAATCATCGTAGAACGTGGCATTGATCACTTGAAAGTCGTCAATCGAATAGATGCTGCGGAGTACCGCATTCCCGCCCGGATCTTTCGCCATCGCGACGAGACCATCCGTGATCGCTTTCTTCATCGCGGGATCGAATCCCTTGACGAATTGCACACCGTCATTGGGAATTTTGTCCGTGACGGCAAACGCAGTGACCTTATCCGCGATATCGGGATACGTCGCCTTGAGATTCGCGGCGGCGTCGGTCAGCACGTCAATGAAGGTCACACCCGCGTCACAATCACCCTTGTAGACCGCGAGACCCACGTTGTTATGCGAGCCGGCATTCTGCACGGCTTTGAGATCTTTTTCGGAATTGATGCCGTTCGCCTTCAGGATGATGTTCGGAATGATGTAGCCGGAGGTCGAGTTCGGGTCTACAAAGCAAAAAGTCTTGCCTTTCAGATCGGCATAACTTTTGATGTTGGAATCTTTCTTCGCGATAAATTGACCTTTGTAGTACGCGGTCAACTTGCCGGCGTCGGCTTTGTCGGGATCAATCGCGTTCGTGTTGTACTTGCGCATCACCGCGAGCGCGGGTTCGATGTCGTACTTGGCGCGCGCGAGCAAAACCGAGAACGTGTTGAGGAAACCAACTTGCGCCTTGTTCGCGCCCATCGCTTCGATGGAGGCGGCGAATGTCGTACCAACCTCAACCTTGAAATTCAAGCCGTACATTTTCTTCAAGCAGTCGCCAATATCCTGACCGCCTTTCGTGATGCGCGCCACGTCACCGGACGGAACGAACGACATCACGATGGGCTTGTCTGCAGAACCCAGGTCGCCAGCTTTAACGGCGATGGGTGCGCCGACCGGATCACACTTGGCGACGGGAACCGTCGGCTTGGGCGCGGCGGTCGGGGATGCCGCGGCGACCGGGGGCTTGGTCGGCTCTGGCGCTTTGGTTGGTTCGGGCGCTTTGGTGGGAACCGCAGTCGGCGCGACGGTTGGTGGGACCGCCGTTGGCTTCGGCGCATCGGTCGGCTTGGGTGCCGCCGTCGGTGGTACTGGGGTTGCCGTCGGCGCAGGCGCGCACGCAACCACCACGAACACAATCAGCAACAACGCGAACAGAACGAACTTTTTCATTCTTCTCCTCCTTGAAATCGGTCGTCAATCTTTGACCCCGCACATCGGCGAGGCATGCGTCCAGTTTCGCACAACTAGGTCTTGCTCGCACCACCTCCTTTTCGCGTGAAGCACGCGACGTTGCGTGCCGATTCATTCACTCGCGTATGATACATCACTTTGATAGTTTTATCAAATTATCTTTGCCGTGCGAGGATCACCGCGCCCATCGTTAATAGGACAAGCATACCGAAAACCCGCACCGTCGCCAAGGGCGCGATGACAAACGCTAGAACATTGAGCGGAACAAATAAAAAGAGCAACACGCTCATCACGCGATCACGCGATGCGTCCATGTTCCACAATCCCGCGCCAAACAACGCAAGCGCGACATTCGTGCACAGGTACTTGACCTGGGACAGGATCGTCATCGCGAATAACTGACCTGGCTCGATCGGGTTGCGCGCTTGCGCGAACGCGACGAGCGCGAGCGTGACGCTGTTCTCGACGAAATCGAAAAACCCGGTGAGCAACGCAAACACGAGCGCGATGATCGCGAGCCAACCCGCGCGTTCACGCACGTACGCCGCGAGACCGATGAACATGGTAATGTACGCGACGACGAACAGATCGTCCAAGACCATCAAGGTCTGCGCCGTAGCCGCGATTCCTGGAAGCGCTTGCGCGACCGTTGCCGGCGCGAGCGATTGCAGTTTCGCCAGGTCTGGGCTCGCGCCAGCACCAACCGCGATCATCGCCGCGAGAATCAGCGCGGCAAGCGCGCCCGACCACGCGCCCAGTCGTACGAGGAATGAATTCGTTTCCACCGCTTCTCCTTCTGTGGGGTAATTTTCCAAATTGCCCACCGCCCATCCGAACAGACATTCTATTCGTTTTGCCCAAATCGCCTTTTCGTGCTAGAATGCCAGACTGAACCACGAACCAGCAATCCAAAATTTAAAATCAGAAATCAAAAATGTCACAAGACAAACTCATCATTCGCGGCGCACGCGAACACAATCTAAAGAACGTCAACATCGAAATTCCGCGCGATCAATTTGTCGTCATCACCGGCTTGTCCGGCTCGGGCAAATCGTCGCTCGCGTTCGACACGATCTACGCCGAAGGTCAACGCCGCTACGTCGAATCGCTCTCGGCGTACGCGCGGCAATTCCTCGGTCAAATGGAAAAGCCGGACGTGGATCAAATCGAGGGACTATCGCCGGCGATTTCGATTGACCAAAAAGGCGTCAGCCACAACCCGCGTTCGACGGTCGGCACCGTCACCGAAATTTACGATCACCTGCGTTTGCTCTTTGCGCGCGCCGGCGAGCCGCACTGCCCCAAGTGCGGTCGCCTGATCGCGCGGCAGAGCGTCGAGCAAATCGTGGACGCGGTCGAGCATTTGCCGGACGGTGCGCGTATTATGATTCTCGCGCCACTTATCAAAGACCGCAAAGGCGAGCACAAAAAAGTTTTCGACGATGTGCGCAAAGCGGGTTACGTGCGTGTGCGCGTCAACGACGATGTGCTCGATGTGAACGAGGACATCAAACTCGACCGCTACAAACAGCACACGATTGAAGCGGTCGTGGATCGCCTCATCATCAAACGCGAAAGCACTGACCACAGTCGCATCGCCGATTCCGTCGAGACCGCGTTGAAACTCGGCGGTGGAGTCGTTATCATCGCGCGACAGAACGAAGAAGACTTGATGTTCTCGGAGCACTTTTCGTGCCCGATTGATAACATCTCGCTCGGCGAAATCGAGCCGCGCACATTTTCGTTTAACACGCCGCACGGCGCGTGTCCCGCGTGCACCGGCCTCGGCACGCAGATGGAACTCGATCCCGACCTCATCATTCCCAACCGCGACCTTTCGCTCGACGAAGGTGCGTTGCGCGCGAACGGGATTGACAGCGGCAACGGCGAAAGTTATTTCGGCAAACTCATCGAAGCGGTCGCACGCAAGTACGGTTTTTCGACTGAAACGCCAGTGCGCGAATTGAAACGCGAGCACCTTGACCGAATTCTCTACGGCACCGGCGACGAGAACATTCGCGTCAAGTACGAAAATCAATTCGGACAAAAGCGCGAGTACGACACGACGTTCGAAGGTGTGATTCCGAATCAACTACGTCGTTACAAGGAAACCGATTCGGACTATATTCGTCAAGAGATCGAACAACTAATGACTTCGCGACCGTGCCCGGTCTGCAAAGGTCAACGCCTCAAACCCGAAGCGCTCGCGGTGACGATTGCGGAGCGCAACATCGTCCAGGTCACGGGGATGTCGGTTGTGCAGGCGCTCCAGTTCGTCAACGATTTGCCGAATCACTTTTCCGAAAAACAAAAAACGATCGCGTATCAAATTCTCAAAGAGATTCGCGCGCGCCTGGGTTTTCTTGTCAACGTCGGTCTCAATTATCTCACGCTCGACCGCAGCGCGGGCACGTTGAGCGGCGGCGAAGCGCAGCGCATTCGCCTCGCGACGCAAATCGGTTCGCAGTTGATGGGCGTGCTCTACATTCTCGACGAACCCAGCATCGGCTTGCACCCGCGCGACAACAAGCGACTCATCGAAACGTTGTTGCGTCTGCGCGATCTCGGCAACACGGTGCTCGTCGTCGAACACGACGAAGAGACGATTCGCACCGCGGACTATGTCGTTGACCTGGGTCCCGGCGCAGGCGAACACGGCGGACACGTCGTCTGCGCTGGCACGCCGAAACAAATCATGGCTTGCTCCGATTCGATCACCGGCGCGTTCCTCACCGGCGCGCGCGCAATACACATACCGAAAGAACGCCGCGCCGGCAATGGCAAGTGTCTCGTCATCAAAGGCGCGGAAGAAAATAATCTCAAGCACGTTGACGTCAAGATTCCACTCGGTAAATTTGTGTGCGTAACGGGCGTGAGCGGTTCAGGCAAATCCTCGCTCATCGTGGACATTTTGTTCCGTCGTCTCGCCCAAGTGTTTTACGGCACAAAAGACAAACCAGGCAAACACGATAGCATCACCGGCACGGACCTGCTCGATAAAGTGATTGACATTGACCAATCGCCCATCGGTCGCACACCGCGCTCGAATCCCGCGACGTACGTC from Chloroflexota bacterium encodes the following:
- the phnE gene encoding phosphonate ABC transporter, permease protein PhnE — encoded protein: MTLPNSAQSSRALTAGFLSLVLPGAGQFYLKNRWRGIAIFGTAITLAYLIYWALDFFKIGQIEFGGVTTSWLWLVLVAFALWNIYDAYRVARGQASFAWIGLLLAAVVLYFLAWNVTDIRLERLVTRFDDARKVGTALVNPDLVSREVDGEAARCSWECLWNHFTGSEVAVNLQLSENFGDIFGKVVEGTFKPGKLVETIAIGLIATVLSIFLAIPLSFFAAHNIMARVPGGTAIYYGMRTILNVVRAVDTVIWGLLVIVWVGLGNFAGVIALTIHSIAALGKLYSEEIEHIDAGPIEAVTATGANLFQVIRFAVVPQIVPPFLAYTLLRWDINMRAATIIGFVAGGGIGFFVLEAIRKSAYEQYAAALWAIAIVIIVVDYASAYWRNRILIGDTQVTQAAPTPLYKSPRAIAYTILGLVALWYTWNVTKIDLRTLFEPAPTFVRLLTDFVTIDVRPDIFEVVLKQLIVTIFQALLATTLGAIIAIPFSFLAARNLTGRSRLSVWIYYLTRLVFDILRSIEALMYVALFVFWVGIGPFAGMLALAVTTYGLIGKLFADAIENIDTGPLEAILSTGATRLQAIVYAIIPQIVPPFISYAIYQWDINVRMATIIGFAGGGGIGLLLSTYFGQLQYHKAGTVVALIVIVVALMDFASAKIREKMV
- the phnC gene encoding phosphonate ABC transporter ATP-binding protein codes for the protein MLQVEHLSKVYPNGTRALTDVSFEVKEGEFLAVIGLSGSGKSTLLRCINRLIDPTSGKIIWNGTDVTALSSSDMRKTRRQIGMIFQQFNLVKRSSVMTNVLSGRLGYVSPWQSLFNYFSSADTERALASLDTVGLGEKAYVRADSLSGGQQQRVGIARALMQEPKLILADEPVASLDPVLAHSILKYLELLNKERGITVLCSLHFLDLVHRYATRAIALKDGQLVFQGLPKEIDDAQFKAIYGQEAERVTIV
- the uvrA gene encoding excinuclease ABC subunit UvrA yields the protein MSQDKLIIRGAREHNLKNVNIEIPRDQFVVITGLSGSGKSSLAFDTIYAEGQRRYVESLSAYARQFLGQMEKPDVDQIEGLSPAISIDQKGVSHNPRSTVGTVTEIYDHLRLLFARAGEPHCPKCGRLIARQSVEQIVDAVEHLPDGARIMILAPLIKDRKGEHKKVFDDVRKAGYVRVRVNDDVLDVNEDIKLDRYKQHTIEAVVDRLIIKRESTDHSRIADSVETALKLGGGVVIIARQNEEDLMFSEHFSCPIDNISLGEIEPRTFSFNTPHGACPACTGLGTQMELDPDLIIPNRDLSLDEGALRANGIDSGNGESYFGKLIEAVARKYGFSTETPVRELKREHLDRILYGTGDENIRVKYENQFGQKREYDTTFEGVIPNQLRRYKETDSDYIRQEIEQLMTSRPCPVCKGQRLKPEALAVTIAERNIVQVTGMSVVQALQFVNDLPNHFSEKQKTIAYQILKEIRARLGFLVNVGLNYLTLDRSAGTLSGGEAQRIRLATQIGSQLMGVLYILDEPSIGLHPRDNKRLIETLLRLRDLGNTVLVVEHDEETIRTADYVVDLGPGAGEHGGHVVCAGTPKQIMACSDSITGAFLTGARAIHIPKERRAGNGKCLVIKGAEENNLKHVDVKIPLGKFVCVTGVSGSGKSSLIVDILFRRLAQVFYGTKDKPGKHDSITGTDLLDKVIDIDQSPIGRTPRSNPATYVGLFTDIRDLFATTNEAKARGYKAGRFSFNVKGGRCEACQGDGIIKIEMQFLPDVYVPCEICHGKRYNREALEILYKGKNISNVLDMTVEEALAFFENIPSIRKKLETLRDVGLGYIHLGQPATTLSGGEAQRIKLSKELSRRATGRTLYILDEPTVGLHMADVEKLLEVLNRLVDTGNTVVVIEHNLDVIKTADWLIDLGPEGGDGGGRIIAEGIPEDVARLKQSYTGQFLKPILNSTSLPNAIGNQR
- the phnD gene encoding phosphate/phosphite/phosphonate ABC transporter substrate-binding protein is translated as MKKFVLFALLLIVFVVVACAPAPTATPVPPTAAPKPTDAPKPTAVPPTVAPTAVPTKAPEPTKAPEPTKPPVAAASPTAAPKPTVPVAKCDPVGAPIAVKAGDLGSADKPIVMSFVPSGDVARITKGGQDIGDCLKKMYGLNFKVEVGTTFAASIEAMGANKAQVGFLNTFSVLLARAKYDIEPALAVMRKYNTNAIDPDKADAGKLTAYYKGQFIAKKDSNIKSYADLKGKTFCFVDPNSTSGYIIPNIILKANGINSEKDLKAVQNAGSHNNVGLAVYKGDCDAGVTFIDVLTDAAANLKATYPDIADKVTAFAVTDKIPNDGVQFVKGFDPAMKKAITDGLVAMAKDPGGNAVLRSIYSIDDFQVINATFYDDFAGVLKKAGVDPASLVK